The sequence tatatattttagaaaaaaCCACTTTGATGCTCacgtattttaaattttgttttcttaaaTTCATAGAAAAGAATTCAAACCAATTCACTGAAGgtgaaattttataattaaataagattCGAGTTAACACAATGTATTTTTAAtaccaaaaaattatataaaaataatttattcattgaTTGCATTTATATTGTAATagtatattattaaatttataaatataatatgatatttaaaaaatcattaaCACGTGTCTCATGGGTTAAACACGTGAAAATATATTAGATATAACATAAgacaaataataaatttaaatttattgacctttaaaataaaaataaaaaaagtaataattaaaatttcaaataatattcatttgttttattgtttctAAGATATAgtgaatttttaatatttgataaagtctTATATTTGAGTCTTAAATTTATTTAGATTAAATGTGGATTACATTTTGacatttatttttggaaaaattgcttttttgattctataaaattttttatttataattccGATACTCTGTGTTATCAGATTTCAAAGTCtgttatatttgtttttttttcttacgattttagagtttttttatgtGATATTTTTGTAGCGTAGACGTTTATAGTATTACATCAGCATTTTTGAGAAACAATAagtaaaattgccaaaaatcgaaacatgcaaGACTAAACTGAagttgaaattttgatatagctAAAAGCCCTTTATATCTGTTAAGTCCTTGTGTTTCAAATTTTGGACAAAAAACGCCTACAAAAATACGTATGGATAAGGGGATACGCTCAAACTGAAAATGTGGGGATATATGTGCTCAAGATTTGAAAACACAAGGAGTTAATAgataattcatttttcataatggatttttaaaaattttgagatttcaCAAGGGTATGTATGTAATTATTTCATATGAAAATATAGACCCAAAATCATAATTATCAAATATTAGCgaactaaaattacaattttttctttatttttccatcattatctttgatttatttatatttataaatgaaatttataatatttaattttatttaaattccaaattatacataaattttatattatgtatttttttcttatttttttacgTTCATTTTTCACCAAGTtttaatgaaattatttatCGGCAAATtctttaatgattttttttatttctattcacacttttaaagataaaattattaaatatacataattttttaaaaataattaatttaaaatatattttaattttcaaatatatattcactttatataaaaaaatttatatttttaaaacactATGTAGAAAATCTCATCTCAATACAATTAATCGAATGAATATACAATCCAAaggcaaaataaaaaattcatactgAAAAACTTAGTCATtctatttatacttttatagtcataataaaataaatatatattatctttaaTAGTTTTAAAgaatacatgcatatttttatttttcaacatctgaataatttttatatGTTAATAGTTTTATATTTTCCTAAGAATTATGtttcgataaaattttatttctctaatttatttttataatcaaATATCTATTGAATTATGACGTATCATTATTTccaaattttcttataaatatgTCGTagctaaattttattttttttattattatttttaaaaaattgtgttttaattttttttcttaaattgatagaaaataattcaaaccaattcattgaaagtgaatttctataaataaataagaGGTGAATTGACATAATGTATTTGTAATAACAAAGAaactatatgaaaataatttaattttttatttcacttaTATTGCTATAGTgtataattaattttacaaaTGCAATATGATATTTAATAAACCAGTTAAAATGTTGTGTTTAAAGATTTCAAAAaactttatattattttttatttttttctaatatagcaagtttttattaatatattattgcaTTATGAAACTTATTCTTCATAAAATTTATGGTGATGTTATAtttctatatattatattaaactcAAATTTCGTAGAAGTGTAAATATTGCTTAAGTATTTTAAATGATCAGTTATTTTATTGTCATAGTACAAAAAGTATGTGAATTATTCTATTGCTATATTTTTTagtgtaattaattatattaattcatCATTTTTATTAGCATCTTACTATTATATTATCATAATCATAACAGTTTTTTTCTCTTAATTTACCTCataattctatatttttcaAGACAACAAATCATTATTatccataaatattaatattaaaaataaaaataaaaatgatttacTTAGAACATAATCCACAAGAGCTTTTTTTtgcttattaattattaatttaccCCATACTTTTACATTTTTTaagacaaaaaataataatgaaatgcattattttataattttcttctcattattattttttagaatgAATTAGGAATATGATGACAAGCATTAAAATGTACTCAAtgggtaaaataataataataataataataataataataataataataataataataataataataataataataataataataataataataaatgcatCAATTAAATGAATGAACAACACATTGTTTTGTATAAATTGCACATCCCAAATTTGACCCTAAATTTTATACCATTTTCCCACGTATGCCCATGTAATTAATACCAATCATTCATATCTTTTGGGCAATGTAGTAAATACACAATGTAAAACTTTGCCCtttattcatacttttatagtagaaatagatatatatatataaaatcaaataagtCTACTAAAAATAGTAGTTAGTTTTTCCACCTAAGATTCAAtactataaatgaaaaaaatattaattatggtGATAAAATATGAAAAGTCATCAaataagttaaatgcatgtatATATTCCAAAAATTTGAATGTATGTCTAACAAATATTAACacgtaatatttttaaaaaatagatagAGTTGAATGttaaattcaaatttcatgaTTTAATATGAGTTAAAAGAATGCATATATTATTGTGCAAAAAATATATGTCAACAGTAGTATATTTATGTCaaagtaaaaatttaataataataaaaataatcaagtaTATCTTGACATATACAACCTTAaatatttgaaaacaaataacaaattaatacggattttaaaaaaagtgatatattttttaaaaaaattcaaatttggatatgagaatttttgaaaatataaactATATTTAAGTGgttgattatatcattttattcaatttcgATTATGCCTTCGAGTTTTATATTACTTGtctatatttaaaacaattataaCAAATTTCGGTTatgttaaatttataattatttgttGGGTCCGGAAGTGtaagcaatcttgattttgatgataacaaaacttattattgtgtttttaacatatctatttattatactataaaagtatgaatggtgggcaaattttttttattgtgaatttataacttTGCCCCCAAATTATGTAggaatcaaaaaatatttatgagcAATTATGGAAAAATGATGTAAAAAAACaagggcaaaaaaaaaaaaatttagtcaaAGTGTCAAACCTTAGGAAGTTATTTATTGGATTATGAGTAATGAAGATGGATTGATTTAACTTCTCATTTATATCCAattattacctcaaaattaattattgataaattatatatatattatataatataaagtttcaaacataatatttgactaatatttttatattgtaaaATATTACTTTTGGAAGGTGAAAAAAACAAAGttttttcattgtgaatttataacttTGCCTTCAAATTGTGTAggaatcaaaaaaaatttatggacAATTATGGAAAAATGATGTAAAAAAACAAGGgcaaaaaaagattaaaaattgTCAAACTTTAGGAAGTGATTTATTGCATGATGAGTGCAAATATGATCTCGTCTGTCTACTGCTCCAGTTCCAGATCTATTCAACCGATCAAAGCTAACTTCCAGAAGTGCAAATATGACCGTTAGGTTATTTCCAACAGTGATATTCTTGTGTCTAACGTCAATATTATTCTTGGATGCTATAAATACAAGGTTTGGAGATTGACTAAAAGATAGTGTGGAACACCAAAAGATTATTCAACTAGTTAGAGCTTTTCCACATGAAGAAGGACGTCTAAACCAGATTCTTCGGCTTAGTCAAGAGCTTGCCCTTGGTGTGAAAAACACAACATATTTCTTGAGCTTTTCCATTAAAGTTCTTTACACCCCAACCCGATCACTCACACATTCGAGAGATGTATTCATaaattagttgagtgagagtcttaaCACAAATACATTAAATATTGTGTTTGTAATCTTGGCATAAGAGACGTCAAACATTATGCGGATTATGAGGTGCGGCCTACAATCGAGTGTGAGTCTAGGAGTTTCGACTTAGGCGGCGGTGTAAGTTCAAAGGTTGGAGTGGAGTGATTACAAGACGTTGGAAtgctcaaagtcttctagtgtattatttcgaggaggaagaaggggtgacaggAGATCGATTGAGCTCCAaacttccataaacaaattGGTGTCTCTTTACTTCATCGCACTTACTTCTTGCTATTGTTTTTGGGTGATTTGTTGAAGCTTTTTATATGTTCTTTAAAGTACCAAAATTttgcatacaaagtgtttgataaaatgcttcaatcAAATTGTTTTTACTATCTCAACTTGCAATATTTTCAAAAGATTTCTCAAATGCTTAATTAGTTTTTAGATGGATTAATATTTCGAGTGTTTTGCGCTTGGTTGTTAtaatcaaactcgatataatTTATCAGTGCTCGGTTCATATTCGAACATTTTAAGAACGAGCAATTGtagctcaattttttttttaaaaaaatatgtattcaccccctctacacacacaACCGATTCCCAACATTATTGGAGAAACAAATCTCATAagtaaacaaatttttttaataattttataattttaaagaatatttaaatttttattctttgtttgcaataaatatatatatatatatagttttgctatgctgcccaccaaCTATGCCCAACtatgtgcccaccatgtacaagtcaactcacctATTGTACGAGTCAACTcatgacttgtacatggtgggcacggaGGTGGGCAtgattggtgggcagcataacaaaactctatatatatatatatatatatatagagttcttttatggtgcccaacactatatgcccacttcatgtccaccatgtacaatagatgagttgaccggtataatagatgagttgacttgtacatgatgggcatgaagtgggcatataatgttgggcaccataaaagaactctatatatatatatatatatatatatatatatatataaacaaacaaGTCTTTCGAAAAAAAGCTTCAATTTTTCCTCTAAAAACAAATTACTTTAATAATATTAtcaacaaaaatgaaaaaaaaaatgaaaaatgtatatcattacttttttttctttcacaTTTTCATTGGGTAATTTCAAAATATCTCATGATTGCCTCTTTGATTTCTGTGCAACTGCCCTAATCAAATCTTAtaaattatgagatttttattggaaaaattatcaataaacattaaaaaataactcaaaattaaaaaatttaattatttttgttatatatattaaatattattaataaaaaacttTTACAATATCAATGactaatttgaaataaatttatcaaatgcTTGCGTCTTTGATTTTTGTGAAGtctacttaaaaaaaaattcaatatctatactatattataatgttTGAGACCATTATAAAAACTGTTTTTGGTATGGTGTGACGACACCAAAATTTTCTTCCAGTTTTGCCCTTTTATTGCAGCCAAATTTTCACTTTGCATCAGTTTCTCTCATTTTCTCTTCAATTGAAAATCTAACTTCTCACACACATGTATTTTCGgatcacaaaattttaatataaaacatTATATTACACATGCAAAACGTGTGCTCCGTAACTAGTAATATTTATTGGTGCACTGTGCACATTTAAAAAAACTTCAAACCATAactactttattttttttacattattatttaaacatcaatatcaatatatatatatatatgctaaaaaaatttcaaaaaaagaaATGTCAATTTTTTCCCGCCTAAAACTCATAATTACTAAAAGTAGAAAAACTCAATTATAAAAAAACAACGAATAATATATGTgtgaaaaatataattattcattactacaaaaaaatattactagataacaacaaattcaaattttgacttttaaaaaaatgaatagCAGTTCCGATATAACAATAAACTaaaattttgactttaaaaagatgaaaataatagattcatttattaaatttacatttttacGATGATACACAATGagacaaaaaaaatcaataccAGATTTTAAAAATGTTACACAAAGAAGCGAAAAATATCTAACatcatattttaaaaacaacaaaatccCTTTTATGAGATAATgctatatttaaattttatgctCATTTTTTAGATTATATATTCAACgacatatttaataatattacgcAAAGATGatgttaaatttaaattttataaacagTATAATTTCTTTTTAGATTATATAACTGACAAcagaatttaaaaaataagttaCACAAAAAGACCGAAAAATATATAGCATAATTAAAAGACAGAAAAATCCAACTCTTTTTAGATgcacatataaaaaaaatgttacgTAATAAGACCCAAAATATATAATAGAATCCTTAAAAAGTAGCAAAATCCTTTTACGAGATaatgttgaattaattttttttaaaaaaaatataagtcCTTTTTAGATTATATATTCAACATCAGATTTAAAACAATGTCACACAataagacaaaaaaaatattagcaTGTTTAAAACAAcggaattattttatgagataaTATTCAGTTAACATTTTTCAAAGATTATAAtctatttttagattttttttattgtaaaaattactaaaaaatatataatactaTGAaggtaatatatttaattttatatatgcaaaaatagttttagaattttatcataaatttttatataaaaaattaaaaaaattatcttagATTAATGAAAATAATGAGTGGCTGTTAATTTTTTAGTTAATGTGAACATTGAgcgaaaaaataacaaaatatacaaagataacatgaaaagtaaaaaattaaaataagacaTTTCTAAAAAAGTAGGGGTGtaacgattttttttttttaaaatcttataagatgtcaaataaattattttggcAACTTAAAACtgtttttacaaatttaaagaACATATAGCTCTGTCAAACACCCTCTACCCACaatgaatttaaattgattCTAATATTCTAAAGATTTGAAATCCATTGTGATTAGTTATACTTATAtcaataaatttgattttttttaagttatctaaataatgaaaatacatttaaatccatagatttcaaatcatttcatcaaaattcaaccttcatttatttgtattttaattatttattcaaacactcatatttattaatttttaccaataatataatataataattacgTAAGAGTATGAATAATAGTCAACAAACCAAAAGCAAATAcaagaagaaagataaagaaagagGAGAAGCCTGTAAAAGCTTATTGCATACAACCAAAGTTTATCTTTTTCCATAATTTATACAAGTATAAAGCAACTTATTCTCAACTTCCTACGCACTCGCACTCGCACTCGTACGCAAAACTCTTGCTCAAATCCAAGCACGGTTCAAACAAAGAGTGAAGAACAGAATCAAGGAAATATATCGGTAACCTGGCCGCTTGAGCTTTCTTGCAACTCTCTGAAGTTgacataatctgcatctgaaatACTTTCGTTTTCGTTTTTGTTTTCGTTTTCGACTTCAACTTTGATTTAGTTTCTCACAAATATTCCTTTGCTGTTCTTTTCTTGATCTTGGATTTTCAAAATCCTGCCAAAAATGATAACTTTATCCGACTTCTATCACGTTATGACTGCGGTGGTGCCACTCTATGTGGCCATGATGTTAGCCTATGGTTCTGTAAAATGGTGGAAAATTTTCACACCAGATCAGTGTTCTGGCATCAACCGTTTCGTGGCTCTGTTTGCTGTTCCTCTCCTCTCTTTTCACTTCATTGCTACTAATGATCCTTACTCCATGAATCCAAGGTTCATTGCTGCAGATGCGCTTCAAAAACTCATTGTTCTTGCAGCTTTGATCCTGTGGAATAAAGTCAGCAAAAGGGGTTCTTTGGAGTGGACAATAACACTTTTCTCTCTTTCCACTCTCCCAAATACTCTAGTTATGGGAATCCCTTTATTGAAGGGAATGTATGGGGAGTTTTCTGGTGGCCTAATGGTGCAAATTGTGGTGCTTCAGTGTATTATTTGGTATACTCTGATGCTCTTCATGTTTGAGTACAGAGGAGCCAAGATCTTGATTTCGAAGCAGTTTCCACACACTGCTGCCTCGATTGTATCTATCCATGTTGAACCTGATGTAACATCATTCGACGGACGGCATATTTTGGAAACCGAGTCACAAGTTCAAGAAGATGGGAAACTGCATGTTACTGTCAGGAAATCTAATGCTTCAAGATCAGATATTTACTCAAGAAAATCCATGGGATTTTCTTGTAATACTCCAAGGCCATCAAATATGACAAATGCAGAGATTTACTCTCTTCAATCTTCGAGAAACCTCACACCTAGAGGGTCTAGCTTTAATCACACAGATGTTTACCCTGTGATGGGAACTGGTGGCAGAAACTCAAGCTTCTGTGCAAATGATGTTTACAGCTTTTCGAGTTCAAGAGGGCCGCCTCTTAGACCCTCAAGTTTTGAGGAAGAAACTGGAAATAATGCAAACAGATCAAGATTTCCCCAGGGAAGCGATAGTCATGTGCATATTTCAACCGCAGATTCCAAAGAAAACTCAGCAAAGAAGCCAACTGGACAAGAATGTGGGAAAGATCTACACATGTTTGTTTGGAGTTCAAGTGGTTCTCCAGTTTCAGATGTGTTTGGGGGACATGATTATGGATCAATGGATCAACTCGCTGATGCTAAAGAAGTTGAATGCACTGTTTCTCCAAGCAAAGGTACAAATCCTTTCTTGATCCCATCTATTATTCTTGTTAAATTATCATCGTTATTCGATTCtttcttgaattgttttacaTGAACAAGATCAACTGGAAAGAGATGGAATCAGCTTGGGAAATGAAGGAAATGAAGGGGACAAACAAGGCGAAAACAAAGTGAAGATCACGCCTCCCGCAAACGTAATGACAAGGCTTATTTTGATGATGGTTTGGAGAAAGCTCATCAGAAATCCCAACACTTATTCAAGCTTACTTGGATTAACATGGTCTCTAATCTCATTCCGGTACAAAACTTGCATAAATCTTCTCCATCATTTTGTGGGATCATCTCAAATTTTACACAGCTAAAGATTATCGCCTTAACTCGTCGATTTCTTGAATTATTTTTCCTGCTTTTTAGGTGGCACATTGAAATGCCAGCAATGATATCAAAGTCCATTTCTATACTCTCAGATGCAGGACTTGGAATGGCCATGTTTAGCCTCGGTTAGTAGCTCTAATCATTATGGCAAACTTTTTACTTTTAAGTTATTAAATCATATTCAAACTTGAGATCTAGCAAATTATAAAGTTACCAATAAAAAAGGAAGCCAATAGTTCAGTGAGATC comes from Henckelia pumila isolate YLH828 chromosome 4, ASM3356847v2, whole genome shotgun sequence and encodes:
- the LOC140863016 gene encoding probable auxin efflux carrier component 1c encodes the protein MITLSDFYHVMTAVVPLYVAMMLAYGSVKWWKIFTPDQCSGINRFVALFAVPLLSFHFIATNDPYSMNPRFIAADALQKLIVLAALILWNKVSKRGSLEWTITLFSLSTLPNTLVMGIPLLKGMYGEFSGGLMVQIVVLQCIIWYTLMLFMFEYRGAKILISKQFPHTAASIVSIHVEPDVTSFDGRHILETESQVQEDGKLHVTVRKSNASRSDIYSRKSMGFSCNTPRPSNMTNAEIYSLQSSRNLTPRGSSFNHTDVYPVMGTGGRNSSFCANDVYSFSSSRGPPLRPSSFEEETGNNANRSRFPQGSDSHVHISTADSKENSAKKPTGQECGKDLHMFVWSSSGSPVSDVFGGHDYGSMDQLADAKEVECTVSPSKDQLERDGISLGNEGNEGDKQGENKVKITPPANVMTRLILMMVWRKLIRNPNTYSSLLGLTWSLISFRWHIEMPAMISKSISILSDAGLGMAMFSLGLFMALQPRIVSCGNRVATLAMAVRFLTGPAVMAAASFIVGLRGVLMRIAIVQAALPQGIVPFVFAKEYNLHPEILSTAVIFGMLIALPITLVYYILLGL